From Pirellulales bacterium:
AGGTACCCCGTACCTGACACTTGTTCGACATGGCGAGCTCGCTCGATGGTCAGGTACGGGGTACCTGACTTCTTGCTGTGCGCAAGGCACTCAATGCTCGTCTTCGCCGTGCCCCACCGTTTCGTACACGGTGCTGCGACGCGTGCGCTGCCGGGGTCGATGGGGACCTCGATAGTGGAAGTGCCCGTCGGTCCCCTCGACGAAGTAGTGTCCGGCCATCAGGCGATAGAAGAGCAACAGGAAGAAGGATCCTCCCGTCGCTACCAGAAAGCCGAGCGGACTGATGGGCATCACGCGCTGACCTTCCCAGAAGAAGGCCAGCGTGCCACAGCCGATCACGCTGCCGCCGATCCCCATGGCCAACGTCGTGATGGTGCCGCCGGGATCGCGGCCTG
This genomic window contains:
- a CDS encoding GlsB/YeaQ/YmgE family stress response membrane protein; the protein is MAETWANVVLTWIGYGTLVGLIAKAIMPGRDPGGTITTLAMGIGGSVIGCGTLAFFWEGQRVMPISPLGFLVATGGSFFLLLFYRLMAGHYFVEGTDGHFHYRGPHRPRQRTRRSTVYETVGHGEDEH